The Arthrobacter burdickii genome window below encodes:
- a CDS encoding LCP family protein, translating into MTGTRVQDTDGGGTTGLTNPVRYPEAASPPVRTKRAFVLLALTLVLPGSAQVVAGDRRLGRRALRTTFTCWALVLLGLVLALTDRSLAVGVVTHRWWSLLLIVALLGMAAGWALLFINTLRLIRMPLLDRGIRPLVAGTLALLMALTSGSLTYGAYVLGVGRSTVGSIFQTGPAFDPVDGRYNFLLMGGDAGEDRTGRRPDSISVISVDAETGSTVTFSIPRNFQNAQFSDDSPLWEAYPDGYNCGDPCIINSLYTDVTQNYADLYPDAADPGAEAMMDAASGVLGIEVQAYLLVDMNGFEQLVDAMGGIRIDAGGWVPITAGEIPGSDPIRHFPPDGWIKPGVQTLDGYHALWYARSREFVTDYDRISRQQCVQQAMIAQLDPATVLTRFQSIAAAGTQIVETDIPQDQLASFVDLGLKAKGQETRRLTIGPPDFGTPAENFVTYPDFDLIHSRVQETLAQGAAEPGAAGPLQLDRAALLEELPAETTDDGITEEYLQELATIGDDATLGELLANNGECSPA; encoded by the coding sequence ATGACCGGCACGCGCGTGCAGGACACGGATGGCGGGGGCACGACCGGCCTCACCAATCCCGTGAGGTACCCGGAGGCCGCATCGCCCCCGGTCCGCACCAAGCGCGCCTTCGTCCTCCTCGCTCTGACGCTCGTCCTCCCGGGGTCAGCGCAGGTCGTGGCCGGCGACCGCCGGCTGGGCCGCCGGGCGCTGAGGACCACCTTCACCTGCTGGGCGCTCGTCCTCCTCGGGCTGGTCCTCGCCCTGACCGACCGCAGCCTCGCCGTCGGCGTCGTCACCCACCGCTGGTGGTCCCTCCTGCTGATCGTCGCGCTGCTGGGCATGGCCGCGGGATGGGCCCTCCTGTTCATCAACACCCTGCGCCTCATCAGGATGCCCCTGCTCGACCGCGGCATACGCCCCCTCGTGGCCGGCACCCTGGCCCTGCTCATGGCACTCACCAGCGGATCCCTGACCTACGGTGCCTACGTGCTCGGGGTCGGCCGGTCGACCGTCGGATCGATCTTCCAGACCGGACCGGCATTCGACCCCGTGGACGGACGCTACAACTTCCTGCTCATGGGAGGGGACGCCGGCGAGGACCGCACGGGCCGCCGGCCCGACAGCATCTCGGTCATCAGCGTCGATGCCGAGACGGGCTCGACAGTGACCTTCAGCATCCCGCGCAACTTCCAGAACGCGCAGTTCTCCGACGACTCCCCACTCTGGGAGGCCTACCCCGACGGGTACAACTGCGGAGACCCCTGCATCATCAACAGCCTCTACACCGACGTGACCCAGAACTACGCCGACCTGTACCCGGACGCTGCGGATCCGGGCGCCGAGGCGATGATGGACGCCGCGAGCGGCGTCCTCGGGATCGAGGTCCAGGCCTACCTCCTCGTCGACATGAACGGCTTCGAGCAGCTGGTGGACGCCATGGGCGGCATCAGGATCGACGCAGGCGGCTGGGTCCCGATCACGGCCGGCGAGATCCCCGGTTCGGACCCCATCCGTCACTTTCCGCCCGACGGGTGGATCAAGCCGGGGGTCCAGACACTCGATGGCTACCACGCCCTCTGGTATGCGAGGTCGCGGGAGTTCGTGACCGACTACGACCGCATCTCGCGCCAGCAGTGCGTCCAGCAGGCCATGATCGCCCAGCTCGATCCCGCCACCGTGCTGACGCGGTTCCAGTCCATCGCGGCAGCCGGCACCCAGATCGTCGAGACGGACATCCCCCAGGACCAGCTGGCGAGCTTCGTGGACCTCGGGCTGAAGGCGAAGGGTCAGGAGACCCGTCGCCTGACCATCGGCCCCCCGGACTTCGGCACGCCTGCGGAGAACTTCGTGACCTACCCCGACTTCGACCTCATCCACAGCCGAGTGCAGGAGACCCTGGCGCAGGGTGCTGCAGAACCGGGCGCGGCGGGCCCGCTGCAGCTCGACCGTGCTGCTCTCCTGGAGGAACTGCCGGCGGAGACCACGGACGACGGCATCACCGAGGAATACCTGCAGGAACTCGCCACCATCGGTGACGACGCCACCCTCGGTGAACTGCTGGCGAACAACGGGGAGTGCTCCCCCGCCTGA
- the purE gene encoding 5-(carboxyamino)imidazole ribonucleotide mutase, which yields MGSDSDWPVMEAAAAALAEFSIPYEADVVSAHRMPTAMIEYGRTAHERGLRVIIAGAGGAAHLPGMLASVTPLPVIGVPVPLRYLDGMDSLLSIVQMPAGVPVATVSIGGARNAGLLAVRMLAAGTDEQAQVLRRQLVEFAGALRETAENKGAALRDRIAASTAENS from the coding sequence ATGGGCTCGGATTCGGACTGGCCGGTCATGGAGGCCGCAGCGGCGGCGCTGGCCGAGTTCTCCATCCCCTATGAGGCCGACGTCGTCTCCGCGCACCGCATGCCCACCGCCATGATCGAGTACGGCCGGACCGCGCACGAGCGGGGCCTGCGCGTCATCATCGCCGGCGCAGGCGGAGCAGCACACCTGCCCGGCATGCTCGCCTCCGTGACTCCGCTTCCCGTGATCGGCGTGCCGGTCCCCCTGCGCTACCTCGACGGCATGGACTCCCTGCTGTCGATCGTGCAGATGCCGGCAGGCGTTCCCGTCGCTACAGTGTCGATCGGCGGGGCCCGCAACGCCGGCCTCCTTGCCGTCCGGATGCTCGCGGCCGGCACGGACGAACAGGCGCAGGTACTGCGCAGGCAGCTCGTCGAGTTCGCTGGCGCGCTCCGGGAGACCGCGGAGAACAAGGGCGCGGCCCTTCGCGACCGCATCGCGGCGTCGACCGCCGAGAATTCATGA
- a CDS encoding 5-(carboxyamino)imidazole ribonucleotide synthase, with protein MVTFPVIGVVGGGQLARMMAGPAVELGLTLHVLAEGPDVSAVAAVAHSSVGDYRDPETLRAFAAGVDVVTFDHEHVPGELLDELAREGVAIHPSPAALRHAQDKLVMRRAVEELGLPNPRWRAVSGTSDVEAFAAETGWPVVLKTPRGGYDGKGVLVLRDAEGLSAAESWFTGGELLVEQFVPFSRELSVLVARRPSGEAVTWPVVESIQVNSVCDEVIAPAPELPDDVAAAVTAAALRLAESLDVTGVMAVELFETPGLGAGYLVNELAMRPHNSGHWTMDGAVTGQFEQHLRAVLDLPLGATDPVGRHTVMKNILGGPNTDIYAAYQSALSSGPSAKVHFYGKDVRPGRKIGHVNALAAPEEPLEAVRARATRVAAILRDGA; from the coding sequence ATGGTGACTTTTCCAGTAATAGGTGTGGTCGGCGGCGGCCAACTCGCGCGCATGATGGCCGGTCCCGCAGTCGAACTCGGGCTCACGCTCCACGTCCTCGCGGAGGGACCCGACGTGTCCGCGGTGGCCGCCGTGGCCCACTCGAGCGTCGGCGACTACCGGGACCCCGAGACCCTGCGGGCGTTCGCCGCCGGGGTCGATGTTGTGACCTTCGACCACGAGCACGTACCGGGCGAGCTCCTCGACGAGCTCGCCCGCGAGGGCGTCGCCATCCATCCCTCGCCGGCTGCGCTCCGCCATGCCCAGGACAAACTGGTGATGCGACGGGCCGTGGAGGAGCTGGGCCTGCCGAATCCCCGGTGGAGGGCCGTCAGCGGCACGTCCGACGTCGAGGCCTTCGCGGCGGAGACGGGATGGCCCGTGGTCCTAAAGACCCCGCGCGGCGGGTACGACGGCAAGGGAGTCCTCGTCCTGCGCGACGCCGAGGGGCTTTCGGCCGCGGAGTCCTGGTTCACGGGCGGAGAACTGCTGGTGGAGCAGTTCGTCCCGTTCAGCCGGGAGCTCTCCGTGCTGGTGGCACGCCGCCCGTCCGGCGAAGCCGTCACCTGGCCGGTCGTCGAGTCGATCCAGGTGAACAGCGTCTGCGACGAGGTGATCGCACCTGCACCGGAACTGCCCGACGACGTGGCCGCTGCCGTCACCGCCGCCGCCCTCCGCCTCGCCGAGAGCCTCGATGTCACCGGCGTCATGGCCGTCGAACTGTTCGAGACGCCCGGCCTCGGTGCCGGGTACCTGGTCAACGAGCTCGCGATGCGTCCCCACAACTCGGGCCACTGGACCATGGACGGCGCCGTGACGGGCCAGTTCGAGCAGCACCTGCGCGCGGTCCTCGACCTGCCGCTGGGAGCGACGGACCCCGTGGGCCGGCACACCGTGATGAAGAACATCCTCGGCGGACCGAACACCGACATCTATGCGGCGTACCAGTCGGCTTTGTCCTCAGGACCATCGGCTAAAGTGCACTTCTACGGCAAGGACGTGCGTCCCGGCCGCAAGATCGGACACGTCAATGCGCTGGCGGCCCCGGAGGAACCGCTCGAGGCCGTCCGCGCCAGGGCCACGAGGGTTGCCGCGATACTCCGCGACGGCGCCTGA
- a CDS encoding GtrA family protein has protein sequence MRGLASLFWREVAKFGAVGGVAFVIDNGLYWYLIHGPMSGSEVKARFVSAGVATIFAWVANRYWTFRHRRQPNAARELVMFIFINVIGMGIAAGCVWVAKYVFDVTEPSPLFLVGIFGTALATLVRFVAYRFWVFSAELDAEPEFSRDQEIIHPRGTESGDHRVAAGEPADQPVEAGEPVRQSPAGP, from the coding sequence ATGCGGGGCCTCGCATCCCTCTTCTGGCGCGAAGTCGCGAAGTTCGGCGCGGTCGGCGGAGTGGCATTCGTCATAGACAACGGCCTGTACTGGTACCTGATCCACGGTCCCATGAGCGGTAGCGAGGTGAAGGCCCGCTTCGTCTCCGCCGGCGTCGCGACGATCTTCGCCTGGGTGGCGAACCGCTACTGGACCTTCCGGCACCGGCGGCAGCCCAACGCCGCCCGCGAGCTCGTCATGTTCATCTTCATCAACGTCATCGGCATGGGCATCGCCGCCGGCTGCGTCTGGGTCGCCAAGTACGTCTTCGACGTCACGGAGCCGAGTCCCCTCTTCCTTGTCGGTATCTTCGGCACCGCGCTCGCCACCCTGGTGCGCTTCGTGGCCTACCGCTTCTGGGTCTTCAGCGCCGAGCTCGACGCCGAGCCCGAGTTCAGCCGCGACCAGGAGATCATCCACCCGCGCGGCACGGAGTCGGGCGACCACCGGGTCGCCGCGGGCGAGCCGGCCGACCAGCCCGTCGAGGCGGGCGAGCCGGTCAGGCAGTCTCCAGCCGGCCCGTGA
- a CDS encoding TIGR03089 family protein: MPQTPAGILARLRSVNPSSPRLVWHGRDGRIELSGRVFDNWVAKSSNLLVDELDAADGTLVEFDLPVHWKSVALAFACWQVGAVTVLQDGVLPDPASPASPGHLQGPDIVLSSREGADVAPPRLLVCVALGSLALRWDGPLPRGAVDFAAEVRSHGDVYLGEPAHADDAPLVHTGGRSLAAEDLTGLVTLPSDGDSGDAPTLLLEPGTDLLRALAAALTVWQQDGTLVLVEEGVPVTDRLLAGERVTGRLETA, translated from the coding sequence ATGCCACAGACACCTGCAGGGATCCTGGCCAGGCTGAGGTCCGTGAATCCCTCCTCGCCCCGCCTCGTCTGGCACGGCCGGGACGGCCGGATCGAGCTCTCGGGGCGCGTGTTCGACAACTGGGTGGCCAAGAGTTCGAACCTCCTCGTGGACGAACTCGACGCGGCCGATGGCACCCTCGTCGAGTTCGACCTCCCCGTGCACTGGAAGTCCGTGGCGCTCGCTTTTGCATGCTGGCAGGTCGGCGCCGTCACCGTTCTGCAGGACGGAGTCCTCCCCGACCCTGCTTCCCCGGCTTCCCCCGGTCACTTGCAGGGGCCCGACATCGTGCTGTCATCGCGCGAGGGTGCCGACGTCGCTCCACCCCGCCTGCTCGTCTGCGTGGCTCTCGGGTCCCTCGCGCTCCGGTGGGATGGTCCGCTGCCCCGCGGTGCAGTGGACTTCGCGGCGGAGGTCCGCTCCCACGGCGACGTCTACCTCGGAGAGCCCGCCCACGCCGACGACGCACCGCTCGTCCACACCGGCGGCCGGTCCCTGGCGGCCGAGGACCTCACGGGCCTCGTGACGCTGCCGTCCGACGGGGACTCCGGTGATGCTCCCACGCTGCTCCTCGAACCGGGAACGGACCTCCTCCGCGCGCTCGCTGCCGCCCTCACCGTGTGGCAGCAGGACGGCACGCTCGTCCTCGTGGAAGAGGGCGTCCCCGTCACCGACCGTCTGCTGGCCGGCGAACGGGTCACGGGCCGGCTGGAGACTGCCTGA
- a CDS encoding WhiB family transcriptional regulator, producing the protein MGQAERIEERPDIAAQASARYGSRGVPADWFLDPADPLAGERYLEETRSVLEDQATAFLAAHEALTSLPDVEDRPSSLFVLPSLDPETSSILPDELEDARPQSAPAGQPVWVGLPLAPGNPDDDGELSWQADALCAQTDPEAFFPEKGGSTRDAKKVCGACIVKSECLEYALENDERFGIWGGLSERERRRLRKRAV; encoded by the coding sequence ATGGGGCAGGCAGAACGCATTGAGGAACGACCAGACATCGCAGCGCAGGCATCGGCCCGCTACGGCTCACGGGGCGTTCCTGCCGACTGGTTCCTGGACCCCGCAGACCCCCTCGCAGGGGAGCGGTACCTCGAAGAAACCCGTTCCGTGCTCGAGGACCAGGCAACGGCCTTCCTCGCCGCGCATGAGGCGCTGACCTCACTCCCCGACGTCGAGGACCGTCCGAGCAGCCTGTTCGTCCTTCCCAGCTTGGATCCGGAAACCTCCAGCATCCTGCCGGATGAACTCGAGGACGCACGGCCGCAGTCGGCCCCCGCCGGGCAGCCGGTCTGGGTCGGCCTGCCACTGGCTCCGGGCAACCCGGACGACGACGGCGAACTGTCCTGGCAGGCCGACGCGCTGTGCGCGCAGACGGACCCGGAAGCGTTCTTCCCCGAGAAGGGCGGCTCCACCCGTGACGCCAAGAAGGTCTGCGGCGCCTGCATCGTGAAGTCCGAATGCCTCGAGTACGCGCTGGAGAACGACGAGCGCTTCGGTATCTGGGGTGGCCTCTCCGAGCGCGAGCGGCGCAGATTGCGGAAGCGAGCAGTCTGA
- a CDS encoding glycosyltransferase family 2 protein, whose product MPRVRAGERRALRYLGWPLRARAAQIAEASSLIQLHLRVTAIVVAHNGAQYLPRTLEALERQTRPADFCVGVDSGSTDESASILQLHLPTGSPVVGAPARAGFGTAVRTAVAEIPAHRASQDGSTQHWLWLLHDDSAPEPDALAELLLAVERAPSVTVAGAKQVAWDDPRELVDVGLSISRWAERLTLIDVDEHDQGQYDARSDVFAVNSAGMLVRRDVWDALGGFDPAFHGVGDDVDLCWRNRLAGNRVVVVPHAVLRHASSRPHPASTPHAARAAEVYLRLKHAAPWNVPFLAVGAVLGGLVRFLLGLLAKDPAHGTGQLLGSLGGVFRPLNLLRSRRSAARSRTLPRSIVRSLITSRREVWSHRKSVLDAFTSRGGYSGPEGLQATEEYIPSGDSHDDFAALTAPARPWVGAGAVVAVVVLLAAALLGLHRLVGAPALAGGALLPVAQAPGAVWDSATAWWTGLGTGFAAHGSPFSYVLWLLSLLGLGSANTAVVVTIICALPLAGLSAWFASAAFTRSRGLRLWAALFWGAAPALQVALGSGRLGALIAHLLLPLALLGIVRAVGGALAARALPEGIIKPGINGTRSWTAAAAAGLVLAVVTASAPSLLPFVLVGLALALVAGRRRARTLWWTLLPVVALHLPYALSALRDPRALLGDPGVPVPFPPAAPWQQLLGFPVSFQPLLPPASTGVLGMGPALVAAVVIGGPVLVLAAAALFSRGGHRTVVRFFWLLTVLALALAAAAPALPVAVGATSLIQPFSGPLVSVMALCLLAAALSGLPGPQDGEAPAARPGARRRLVRIAGGVVLAAGPLLSLGLWLAPEIAGPPAVAAEPVVLPGAPAEEAPDTGAGTTDFGTGLVLEPAAERPLPATAADRGTGPDRTRTLVITVDDDDTVGASLMRGSGTTLDALNPMFAARTLQGSGDALREDSESARILRTTVAVIVGATGADPREDLRDLGVGFVVLQQSGTAGDFLSGRIDSVPGLTAVGDTDAGRLWRVAPVLDDGTEDAGNRTARVRVVDTDGRTEALVASGAVNAGGTIVAGAEGRTLVLAEEADPGWQATLDGRRLETTSAGWHQVFALPANGGTLAVSYVSPYQPWVEGAQAIILGLTVLLAIPIPSRPRVVRPTGGRRPNSSDRRRPPYPDDRAGPAVLTDPAGRADEAVLARPSHRADQSVMTSHSDRSDTTDRVVLAGPSDPAVPADPFDPTSGSGAEADGLEDDPQPVTSGRGRP is encoded by the coding sequence ATGCCTCGAGTACGCGCTGGAGAACGACGAGCGCTTCGGTATCTGGGGTGGCCTCTCCGAGCGCGAGCGGCGCAGATTGCGGAAGCGAGCAGTCTGATTCAGCTCCACCTCCGTGTCACCGCCATCGTCGTAGCCCACAATGGCGCCCAGTACCTCCCGCGAACACTGGAAGCCCTCGAACGCCAGACCCGACCGGCCGACTTCTGCGTCGGCGTCGACAGTGGATCGACGGACGAGTCCGCCTCCATCCTCCAACTCCACCTGCCGACCGGGAGCCCGGTCGTCGGAGCGCCGGCACGGGCTGGGTTCGGCACCGCCGTGCGGACCGCTGTCGCCGAGATCCCTGCGCACCGGGCCTCGCAGGACGGGAGTACGCAGCACTGGCTCTGGCTCCTCCACGACGATTCCGCGCCCGAGCCCGACGCGCTCGCCGAACTCCTCCTCGCCGTGGAGCGTGCGCCCTCGGTGACTGTTGCGGGAGCGAAGCAGGTGGCCTGGGACGACCCCCGCGAACTCGTGGACGTCGGCCTGTCCATCAGCAGGTGGGCCGAGCGCCTCACGCTCATCGACGTCGACGAGCACGACCAGGGGCAGTACGACGCCCGGAGCGACGTCTTCGCCGTCAACTCCGCGGGAATGCTCGTGCGCCGCGACGTGTGGGACGCCCTCGGTGGATTCGATCCCGCCTTCCACGGCGTGGGCGACGACGTCGACCTGTGCTGGCGCAACCGCCTCGCGGGCAACCGGGTGGTGGTGGTACCCCACGCTGTCCTGCGCCACGCGAGTTCCAGGCCGCATCCCGCGTCCACTCCCCATGCCGCCCGTGCCGCCGAGGTGTACCTCAGGCTCAAGCATGCGGCCCCCTGGAACGTGCCCTTCCTCGCCGTCGGAGCCGTGCTCGGGGGGCTGGTCCGGTTCCTCCTCGGGCTCCTGGCGAAGGACCCCGCGCACGGCACCGGACAACTGCTCGGGAGCCTCGGCGGTGTCTTCCGGCCACTCAACCTCCTGCGGTCCCGCCGCTCCGCCGCCCGCAGCAGGACACTGCCGCGGTCGATCGTCCGGTCGCTGATCACGTCCCGCCGTGAGGTCTGGTCTCACCGCAAGTCCGTCCTCGACGCCTTCACCTCTCGCGGGGGCTACAGCGGACCGGAGGGACTACAGGCCACGGAGGAGTACATACCGTCGGGCGACAGCCACGACGACTTCGCCGCCCTCACAGCTCCGGCCCGGCCCTGGGTCGGCGCGGGCGCCGTCGTCGCCGTCGTCGTCCTGCTGGCCGCGGCCCTCCTGGGCCTGCACCGGCTGGTCGGAGCGCCGGCCCTCGCGGGCGGTGCATTGCTGCCGGTGGCGCAGGCACCCGGCGCCGTCTGGGACAGCGCGACGGCGTGGTGGACCGGCCTCGGCACCGGATTCGCCGCGCACGGCTCCCCGTTCTCCTACGTCCTCTGGCTCCTCTCCCTGCTGGGACTGGGCTCGGCGAACACCGCCGTCGTCGTCACGATCATCTGCGCCCTGCCGCTGGCGGGGCTCTCCGCGTGGTTCGCCTCCGCGGCCTTCACACGCTCGCGCGGCCTGCGCCTGTGGGCCGCCCTCTTCTGGGGAGCGGCACCGGCCCTGCAGGTGGCGCTGGGCAGCGGGCGCCTCGGCGCCCTGATCGCCCACCTCCTGCTGCCGCTGGCGCTGCTCGGGATCGTCCGAGCGGTCGGGGGTGCGCTGGCGGCACGTGCGCTGCCCGAGGGCATCATCAAGCCGGGCATCAACGGCACCCGGAGCTGGACCGCCGCGGCGGCCGCCGGGCTGGTCCTTGCTGTCGTCACCGCCTCCGCGCCGTCCCTTCTCCCTTTCGTGCTCGTCGGGCTCGCCCTCGCCCTGGTAGCGGGTCGACGCCGCGCCCGCACTCTGTGGTGGACGCTCCTGCCGGTCGTGGCACTGCACCTGCCGTATGCCCTGTCAGCGCTGCGGGACCCGCGCGCACTCCTGGGTGATCCCGGCGTCCCGGTTCCCTTCCCTCCGGCTGCCCCGTGGCAGCAACTCCTCGGTTTCCCCGTGTCCTTCCAGCCCCTGCTCCCGCCGGCATCGACCGGTGTCCTCGGGATGGGGCCGGCGCTCGTGGCCGCCGTCGTCATCGGCGGACCGGTTCTCGTCCTGGCGGCCGCCGCGCTGTTCAGCCGGGGCGGGCACCGCACCGTTGTGCGCTTCTTCTGGCTGCTCACGGTCCTCGCCCTCGCCCTGGCGGCTGCTGCACCGGCGCTGCCTGTCGCGGTGGGCGCCACCTCCCTGATCCAGCCCTTCTCCGGTCCGCTCGTGTCGGTGATGGCTCTGTGCCTCCTGGCGGCCGCACTCTCGGGGCTGCCCGGTCCGCAGGACGGGGAGGCGCCGGCTGCACGTCCCGGCGCCCGCCGCCGACTGGTCCGGATCGCCGGCGGCGTCGTCCTGGCCGCAGGACCGCTGCTCAGCCTCGGTCTGTGGCTGGCCCCCGAGATCGCCGGTCCCCCCGCCGTGGCCGCCGAACCCGTGGTCCTTCCGGGCGCCCCTGCGGAGGAGGCGCCCGACACCGGGGCCGGCACCACCGACTTCGGCACGGGCCTCGTGCTCGAACCCGCAGCCGAGCGCCCCCTGCCCGCCACCGCCGCGGACCGGGGCACCGGACCCGACCGCACGCGAACGCTCGTCATCACCGTCGACGACGACGACACCGTGGGCGCCTCCCTCATGCGCGGATCCGGGACCACCCTGGATGCGCTGAACCCGATGTTCGCCGCCCGCACCCTGCAGGGAAGCGGAGACGCACTGCGCGAGGACAGCGAGTCCGCGCGGATCCTCCGAACCACCGTCGCCGTGATCGTCGGCGCTACCGGTGCCGACCCGCGGGAGGACCTCCGCGACCTCGGGGTCGGGTTCGTGGTCCTCCAGCAGTCCGGCACGGCGGGTGACTTCCTCAGCGGCCGCATCGACTCCGTCCCGGGCCTCACTGCCGTGGGCGACACGGACGCCGGGCGGCTGTGGCGCGTCGCCCCTGTGCTCGACGACGGCACGGAGGACGCCGGCAACCGCACGGCACGCGTGCGGGTGGTCGACACGGACGGCCGCACGGAGGCTTTGGTGGCGTCCGGAGCGGTCAACGCAGGAGGCACCATCGTGGCGGGGGCCGAGGGCAGGACCCTCGTCCTCGCCGAGGAAGCCGACCCCGGCTGGCAGGCGACCCTCGACGGGCGCAGGCTGGAGACGACGTCGGCAGGCTGGCACCAGGTCTTCGCACTGCCTGCCAACGGCGGAACGTTGGCGGTCTCCTACGTGAGCCCCTACCAGCCCTGGGTAGAGGGCGCGCAGGCGATCATCCTCGGGCTCACCGTGCTCCTGGCGATTCCCATCCCGTCGCGACCGCGGGTCGTCCGGCCGACGGGCGGCCGCCGCCCGAACTCCTCCGACCGGCGTCGTCCGCCGTACCCGGACGACCGCGCCGGCCCAGCCGTCTTGACAGACCCAGCCGGCCGGGCTGACGAGGCCGTCCTGGCGCGTCCCTCTCACCGG